One genomic region from Bradyrhizobium icense encodes:
- a CDS encoding Rrf2 family transcriptional regulator — protein sequence MSKDTRLARVAHVLVHMSFNEGKATSETIAAMLDTNPVVVRRIMGALREGGYVSSERGPNGGWRLERPLREITFLNIYKAFDPGSPFTIATSDDHPKCVVERAANRALSDALSDAADRFEQSLSKITLDQLLPRKI from the coding sequence GTGAGCAAGGACACAAGGCTCGCCCGCGTTGCTCACGTCCTGGTCCACATGAGCTTCAACGAGGGCAAAGCAACATCCGAGACGATCGCGGCGATGCTCGACACCAACCCGGTCGTCGTCCGCCGCATCATGGGAGCGCTGCGCGAAGGCGGCTATGTATCTTCCGAGCGCGGGCCTAACGGTGGATGGCGACTCGAGCGGCCGCTCCGTGAGATCACGTTTTTGAACATCTACAAGGCATTCGACCCGGGTTCGCCCTTCACCATCGCTACCAGCGACGATCATCCCAAATGCGTCGTCGAGCGTGCCGCCAATCGCGCCTTGTCGGACGCATTGTCCGACGCCGCCGACCGCTTTGAGCAATCGCTTTCGAAAATCACGCTCGACCAGTTGCTGCCGAGAAAGATTTAG
- a CDS encoding NAD(P)/FAD-dependent oxidoreductase — protein MHFDVIIIGGSFAGLSAALQLGRARRTVLVIDAGQRRNRFASVAHGFLGRDGVAPGEIIAEATSQLTRYVTVTTLKGSASKAERTEEGFCIETHDDTFHGKRLILAGGVVDILPDIPGLADRWGSSIFHCPYCHGYELERGLVGVLATSAISMHHALMLPDWGPTTLLVNDSFVPDETQLSALARRGVSAEEGRVRRIFGERPTVELANGRTIEFAGIFTASRTMGGPLAEQLGCELKDGPLGKFIGVDEQQQTSVPGVFACGDVARAAGSIALAVSNGTMAGVAAHRSLIF, from the coding sequence ATGCACTTTGATGTCATCATTATCGGCGGTAGTTTCGCCGGTCTGTCGGCCGCGCTTCAATTGGGGCGGGCGCGCCGGACCGTGCTCGTCATCGATGCAGGGCAGCGGCGCAACCGCTTTGCATCGGTCGCTCACGGCTTTCTCGGGCGCGATGGCGTTGCGCCGGGCGAGATCATCGCCGAGGCAACAAGCCAGTTGACGCGCTATGTCACCGTCACAACGCTGAAGGGATCCGCGTCAAAGGCGGAACGCACGGAGGAGGGATTCTGCATCGAGACGCACGACGACACCTTCCATGGCAAGCGGCTGATTCTTGCCGGTGGCGTCGTGGATATCCTGCCTGATATCCCGGGCCTCGCCGACCGGTGGGGCAGTTCGATCTTCCACTGTCCTTATTGTCACGGTTACGAACTCGAACGTGGCTTGGTCGGCGTCCTGGCGACCAGCGCGATCTCCATGCATCATGCCTTGATGCTGCCGGACTGGGGTCCAACGACGCTTCTGGTCAACGACAGCTTTGTCCCCGACGAAACCCAACTGTCAGCCCTGGCCCGGCGAGGGGTCTCGGCGGAGGAGGGGCGCGTCCGGCGGATATTCGGAGAGCGCCCAACCGTCGAACTCGCAAACGGTCGGACGATTGAATTCGCCGGCATCTTCACGGCTAGCCGGACCATGGGAGGGCCGCTTGCCGAACAGCTTGGCTGCGAATTGAAGGACGGGCCGCTCGGAAAATTCATCGGAGTTGACGAACAGCAACAAACTTCGGTTCCCGGCGTATTTGCCTGTGGCGACGTCGCTCGCGCCGCTGGATCGATCGCGCTCGCGGTATCGAACGGGACCATGGCCGGCGTGGCCGCCCACCGATCCCTCATCTTCTAG
- a CDS encoding Atu4866 domain-containing protein: MTCRPASALIVVSLCVLGLSVADAFGEATPAGKPERQFTEKAMTQHPYAGMWVTDGGHIRHELLPNGRYDEARGSRKSAYQGRYEIKGNHIDYWDDTGFTADGKFVDKDTLHHGGMIFRRQ; this comes from the coding sequence ATGACCTGTCGTCCGGCCAGTGCGCTGATCGTGGTATCCCTTTGTGTCCTCGGACTATCGGTGGCTGACGCTTTCGGCGAGGCCACACCAGCCGGTAAACCCGAACGGCAGTTCACGGAGAAAGCAATGACGCAGCATCCCTATGCTGGTATGTGGGTGACCGATGGCGGCCACATTCGCCATGAGCTTCTTCCGAACGGCCGCTACGACGAAGCCCGCGGCAGCCGCAAGAGCGCCTATCAAGGCCGCTATGAGATCAAGGGCAATCACATCGATTATTGGGACGACACCGGCTTTACCGCTGATGGCAAGTTCGTCGACAAGGATACCCTCCATCACGGCGGGATGATCTTTCGCCGCCAGTAA
- a CDS encoding nuclear transport factor 2 family protein — translation MRALANRAFAWCLCAGMFTASTLTSAAPCGQTSTAEDDNKRVVTEAFHRWAAGGTSFFNDVLAENVVWRIKGSSPAAGEFEGREAFLERAVRPFAARLSTPVRPTAVRVFADGDHVIAHWEGSGVARDGRGYSNSYAWIFRMHDGKATEVTAYLDLAPYEDVLRRIPAPQQ, via the coding sequence ATGAGAGCCCTGGCAAACCGCGCATTTGCATGGTGCCTGTGCGCCGGAATGTTCACAGCTTCCACCCTGACCTCGGCTGCCCCCTGTGGTCAGACGAGCACGGCGGAAGATGACAACAAGCGAGTGGTCACCGAAGCCTTTCATCGCTGGGCGGCGGGCGGAACGTCCTTCTTCAACGACGTGCTCGCCGAGAATGTCGTCTGGAGGATCAAAGGATCCAGTCCAGCCGCCGGGGAGTTCGAGGGGCGTGAGGCCTTTCTGGAGCGAGCCGTCCGCCCATTCGCGGCGAGATTGTCCACGCCCGTCCGCCCAACAGCCGTGCGGGTCTTTGCCGATGGCGATCATGTGATCGCTCACTGGGAGGGGAGCGGGGTCGCCCGCGACGGCAGGGGCTACAGCAACAGCTATGCCTGGATCTTCCGCATGCACGACGGAAAGGCAACGGAGGTGACGGCCTATCTCGACCTCGCGCCGTACGAAGATGTCCTGCGGCGCATTCCTGCGCCTCAGCAATAA